One region of Polynucleobacter sp. Adler-ghost genomic DNA includes:
- the coaE gene encoding dephospho-CoA kinase (Dephospho-CoA kinase (CoaE) performs the final step in coenzyme A biosynthesis.), protein MASTHSNFDSAQADLKALKGKIPLVGLTGGIGSGKTVVSDLLGGYGAGIIDTDKISHQITAPGGKAIPLITKAFGADFIDPQGALNRPKMRAVVFEDPSARQVLEQITHPLIQAETAKQALELAKSGVPYLVFVVPLLIESGFWIKLIDYLVVVDCTEESQIQRVMHRNNMARSEVENILKAQTSRNTRLTTANAVIENHGSLDELKPAVLKLHQQLLKILEEPLSSS, encoded by the coding sequence ATGGCCTCAACTCATTCAAACTTTGATTCTGCCCAAGCTGATTTAAAAGCCTTAAAAGGGAAAATTCCTCTCGTTGGCTTAACTGGTGGCATTGGGTCTGGAAAAACTGTAGTTAGTGACTTGCTAGGTGGGTACGGCGCCGGCATTATTGATACAGACAAGATTTCACATCAAATCACCGCCCCTGGCGGAAAAGCTATTCCATTAATTACCAAGGCCTTCGGGGCTGACTTTATTGATCCCCAAGGCGCTCTTAATCGACCCAAAATGCGGGCTGTAGTCTTCGAAGATCCTAGTGCCCGTCAGGTTTTAGAGCAAATCACCCACCCATTGATTCAGGCAGAAACTGCTAAGCAAGCCCTGGAGCTAGCCAAGTCCGGAGTGCCCTACCTTGTTTTTGTAGTTCCCCTACTAATTGAGTCTGGATTTTGGATCAAGCTCATTGACTATCTTGTAGTGGTGGATTGCACAGAAGAGAGCCAAATTCAACGGGTGATGCACCGCAACAATATGGCACGCTCAGAAGTAGAAAATATTCTCAAAGCACAAACTAGCCGAAATACTCGTCTCACAACAGCCAATGCTGTTATTGAAAATCACGGTAGCTTAGATGAGCTCAAGCCAGCGGTTTTAAAACTGCACCAACAATTGCTCAAAATTTTAGAAGAACCTTTAAGTTCGTCATAG
- a CDS encoding squalene/phytoene synthase family protein, protein MHPKENPDSDLAYQKAILGSVSRTFALTIPLLPPAIEAVVGNTYLLCRIVDTIEDATDLVPAEKQRLSKLFLEATLGTIPVASFVGPCLDALKGYSNVDELDLIRHTPTVLRILHTFPDKDQAAINRCVSIMSDGMSHFHNRQTQAGLKDLAEFEEYCYVVAGVVGELLTDIFSHYSPEFAKRIQGHEQLAIAFGQALQMTNILKDSPADHARGVSWKPAQMSQLELLKLAYEKLQNSMSYIILLPENEIGMRRFCFLAFGLAVMTLEKIARGKEFSNQSEVKLSRNSVWIFYAFTKIAAGNALLMKSFFYAASQQLRKLSAKSC, encoded by the coding sequence ATGCACCCTAAAGAGAACCCCGATAGCGATTTAGCCTATCAAAAAGCGATTTTGGGTTCTGTATCACGCACTTTTGCGCTCACAATTCCTCTCTTGCCGCCAGCGATTGAAGCAGTAGTTGGTAACACCTACTTACTGTGCCGCATTGTCGACACGATCGAAGATGCCACCGATCTCGTTCCAGCAGAAAAGCAGCGCTTATCTAAGCTATTTTTGGAGGCAACGCTAGGGACTATTCCAGTAGCGTCATTTGTAGGTCCTTGTCTGGATGCTCTAAAGGGCTACTCCAATGTTGATGAGCTAGATTTAATTAGGCACACCCCTACTGTTCTGCGCATTCTGCATACTTTCCCAGATAAGGATCAGGCGGCCATTAACCGTTGTGTTTCGATTATGTCTGATGGTATGTCCCATTTTCATAATCGACAAACGCAAGCAGGACTAAAAGACCTCGCAGAATTTGAAGAGTATTGCTATGTAGTAGCTGGCGTAGTGGGAGAGTTGCTGACAGACATCTTTAGTCATTATTCCCCGGAGTTTGCAAAACGCATTCAAGGTCATGAGCAGTTAGCCATCGCTTTTGGTCAAGCCTTGCAAATGACCAATATTCTGAAAGACTCACCAGCAGATCATGCACGTGGCGTCTCTTGGAAACCAGCGCAGATGAGCCAATTAGAGCTCCTAAAGCTTGCCTACGAAAAACTTCAAAACTCCATGAGCTACATTATTTTGCTTCCAGAGAATGAAATTGGCATGAGACGCTTCTGCTTCCTAGCCTTTGGGCTTGCGGTCATGACGCTAGAAAAAATTGCTCGTGGAAAAGAATTTAGCAATCAGTCTGAGGTAAAACTTTCTAGAAATTCCGTTTGGATTTTCTATGCCTTCACAAAGATTGCAGCCGGGAATGCACTCCTGATGAAATCATTCTTTTACGCAGCATCTCAGCAACTCAGAAAACTCTCGGCAAAGAGTTGTTAG
- a CDS encoding A24 family peptidase, protein MDPKVSIWIIQSLLILVLLYLAYIDWRTFRLPNAITFPLIILGIAFNAFSDLRFTSPSSALVGAFLGYGLLWALNTGYRLLKNRDGIGMGDAKLLAALGACLGWSTLPSILLMASLTGMLGGIIWLKLRRHHLQEAFPFGPFLAIAGIIELLWPQLIQTLILPKLI, encoded by the coding sequence GTGGATCCCAAAGTAAGCATCTGGATAATTCAATCTCTGCTGATACTGGTTTTACTGTATTTAGCTTATATCGATTGGCGCACTTTCCGTCTACCGAATGCAATCACCTTCCCCTTGATTATTCTGGGCATTGCCTTTAACGCATTCTCAGACTTGCGCTTTACCAGTCCAAGCTCGGCATTAGTTGGCGCATTTCTAGGGTATGGTTTGTTGTGGGCATTAAATACTGGCTATCGCCTCCTGAAAAACCGAGATGGTATTGGCATGGGCGATGCCAAGCTCCTAGCGGCGCTGGGTGCTTGCTTAGGCTGGAGTACCCTGCCTAGCATCCTACTGATGGCCTCCCTTACAGGGATGCTGGGTGGCATCATTTGGCTTAAATTACGTAGACATCATTTACAGGAAGCATTTCCTTTTGGCCCCTTTTTAGCTATTGCTGGCATCATTGAGTTGTTATGGCCTCAACTCATTCAAACTTTGATTCTGCCCAAGCTGATTTAA
- a CDS encoding GspE/PulE family protein, whose protein sequence is MSDLLHDSHIIRTWHDIAVNALNNRATDIHIEARSQETVVRMRIDGLLTLQNQYPIDFHERLITRIKILARLDIAEKRLPQDGRLVIGYNFSKPNIDCRVSILPTLHGEKAVVRILPSCLEDLALDQIGLLPEQLEIVQEAISQTNGLILVTGPTGSGKTRTLYSCLSSLNHVQRNICSVEDPIEIRLPGINQVAYHPKAGLDFPTIIRALLRQDPDVIMIGEIRDAASAQLAIQAAQTGHLVLSTLHTRNAIGALSRLKSLGIDQESIESCLLCVSSQRLIRKRCNHCNLILNEVPCKLCKGSGYFGRIGIHEVLGEKQLFESAKALDIHSAGMQLLKSGLIDQLSLDAELGTWH, encoded by the coding sequence TTGAGTGACCTACTGCATGACTCCCACATCATTCGAACCTGGCATGACATCGCTGTTAATGCATTAAATAATCGTGCTACGGATATTCATATTGAGGCGAGATCTCAAGAAACTGTAGTACGCATGAGAATAGATGGCCTTCTCACCCTACAAAACCAATACCCTATTGATTTTCATGAACGTCTAATTACGCGCATCAAAATATTGGCGCGTCTTGATATTGCAGAAAAACGTCTACCTCAAGATGGGCGTCTTGTGATTGGCTATAACTTTAGCAAACCCAATATTGATTGCCGAGTATCCATTCTTCCCACCTTGCATGGTGAAAAGGCAGTAGTACGTATTTTGCCTAGCTGCTTAGAAGATTTAGCCTTAGATCAAATTGGCTTACTCCCGGAGCAGCTAGAAATAGTCCAAGAGGCGATTAGCCAAACTAATGGATTGATTCTGGTAACAGGACCTACTGGAAGCGGCAAGACACGAACCTTGTACAGCTGTTTGAGCTCATTGAATCACGTGCAACGCAATATTTGCTCGGTTGAAGATCCTATTGAAATCAGGCTACCCGGAATAAATCAAGTGGCCTATCACCCAAAAGCAGGGCTTGATTTTCCAACTATTATTCGCGCACTCTTGCGCCAAGATCCGGATGTCATCATGATTGGTGAAATACGGGATGCAGCCAGCGCACAGCTTGCTATTCAAGCGGCACAAACAGGGCATTTGGTTTTAAGTACCCTTCATACACGCAATGCCATTGGTGCATTAAGCCGACTTAAAAGCCTCGGTATAGATCAAGAATCTATTGAATCTTGCCTTCTTTGCGTCAGCTCTCAAAGATTAATTCGTAAACGCTGCAATCATTGCAATCTCATTCTAAATGAGGTGCCTTGTAAGCTTTGTAAGGGATCTGGCTACTTTGGTCGCATTGGCATACATGAGGTCTTGGGAGAAAAACAGTTGTTTGAGTCAGCTAAAGCTCTAGATATTCACTCAGCAGGAATGCAATTACTAAAGTCCGGCTTAATTGATCAGCTATCGCTAGATGCTGAGCTTGGTACTTGGCATTAG
- a CDS encoding methylated-DNA--[protein]-cysteine S-methyltransferase — protein MSTLGSVEYCVISAPFGRLGVQTELVDGSLMISKIDYLPPEAALIPPGNALARAFSKQCAQYFNNALSIFDVPLKPAGTAHQQKVWNATLGIGVGKTITYGEIAKQIKSGPRAVGTACGANPYPLVTPCHRVVSAQGLGGFMKEDSPGFYRQIKIWLLKHEGAL, from the coding sequence ATGTCTACCCTTGGATCAGTCGAGTATTGCGTTATATCCGCCCCTTTTGGGCGTTTAGGCGTGCAAACAGAGTTAGTGGATGGGAGTTTGATGATCTCAAAAATCGATTACCTCCCTCCAGAAGCTGCCTTGATTCCGCCGGGAAATGCGTTGGCGAGAGCTTTCTCAAAGCAGTGCGCTCAGTACTTCAATAATGCTTTATCCATATTTGATGTTCCGCTCAAGCCTGCCGGAACTGCTCATCAGCAAAAAGTTTGGAATGCCACTCTAGGTATTGGGGTGGGAAAGACAATCACCTATGGTGAGATTGCAAAACAGATTAAAAGTGGGCCTCGTGCAGTTGGGACTGCTTGCGGCGCCAATCCTTACCCTTTAGTTACCCCATGCCATAGAGTAGTTTCTGCACAAGGTCTTGGGGGTTTTATGAAAGAAGATAGCCCAGGTTTTTATCGCCAGATCAAAATTTGGCTCTTAAAGCATGAGGGCGCGCTCTAA
- a CDS encoding HlyC/CorC family transporter produces MDTFFDDWPFIGQVALVLFLLALSGFFSMAETSMLSSNRHRLRAMAQGGNAGAALAERLLKRMDSLLSVLLISNNLINTILPILVTGIALHIFGDSGLVLSIATLAVALLIIIFSEITPKVIGAAFPEKIASNVGWFILPLTFALKPLLWFINSFVSGLMKVSGLQASTDNGVMSKEELRSLVLESNRFVSAHHRNILLNLFNLENILVDDVMTPRSKIEVLDLSRPIEEVIEQLETCYHNKLPVCDGDSERIVGILSVKKALSLLGNAELHHEDFRSLLNEPYFIPSGTPVLQQMQFFQDNQQRLSLVVNEYGEVLGLVTFEDIVEELIGEFTTSFSNLSHDPHWLTDGTYLASGTASLRDLNRLLKLDLPLDGPRTLNGLILEKLEAIPDYDVSIRIAGVVMEIVQFDEHGVKTVKLYQPLAQPNQD; encoded by the coding sequence ATGGACACTTTTTTTGATGATTGGCCTTTTATTGGCCAAGTCGCATTAGTCCTATTCTTACTCGCACTATCTGGTTTCTTTTCTATGGCCGAAACCAGCATGCTTTCGTCCAATCGTCATCGTCTGCGGGCTATGGCTCAGGGTGGTAATGCTGGAGCTGCGCTTGCCGAACGACTATTAAAGCGGATGGATTCACTGCTTTCAGTATTACTGATATCCAATAACCTCATCAATACCATCCTACCAATTTTAGTCACTGGTATTGCTTTACATATTTTTGGTGATAGCGGCCTAGTGTTATCTATTGCTACATTGGCTGTTGCACTACTCATCATTATTTTTAGCGAAATCACTCCGAAAGTAATCGGTGCTGCTTTTCCAGAAAAAATTGCAAGTAATGTTGGCTGGTTCATTCTGCCCCTCACTTTTGCACTCAAGCCACTACTCTGGTTCATTAATAGCTTTGTATCGGGATTGATGAAGGTTTCAGGATTACAAGCATCGACTGATAACGGGGTCATGAGTAAAGAAGAATTACGTAGCTTAGTTCTAGAATCCAATCGATTTGTTTCTGCACATCATCGCAATATTTTGTTAAATCTTTTCAATCTTGAAAATATTTTGGTTGATGATGTGATGACGCCGCGCTCCAAAATCGAAGTACTTGATCTTTCTCGCCCTATTGAGGAGGTGATCGAGCAATTAGAAACCTGCTATCACAACAAACTTCCAGTATGCGATGGCGACTCTGAGCGCATCGTTGGAATTCTATCTGTGAAAAAAGCACTCTCATTACTAGGTAATGCAGAACTTCATCATGAAGACTTCAGATCCCTACTCAATGAGCCCTATTTCATTCCTAGTGGTACGCCCGTTCTACAGCAGATGCAATTTTTTCAAGATAACCAACAACGCTTAAGCTTAGTAGTAAATGAATATGGCGAAGTCCTAGGTCTAGTCACTTTTGAAGATATTGTTGAAGAACTTATTGGTGAGTTCACCACCTCTTTTTCTAATCTTTCTCATGATCCTCATTGGCTTACCGATGGCACTTACCTTGCTAGCGGCACTGCCTCATTACGAGACTTAAATCGTCTTCTGAAATTGGATCTCCCGCTCGATGGGCCGCGCACCTTAAATGGGCTTATCCTAGAAAAGCTCGAAGCCATTCCTGATTACGATGTCAGCATTCGAATTGCTGGCGTGGTGATGGAAATCGTACAGTTTGATGAGCATGGCGTGAAAACAGTGAAGCTATACCAACCCCTTGCTCAGCCGAACCAAGATTGA
- a CDS encoding type II secretion system F family protein, protein MALVEMLFKRKLSKSEQLHFAEQMLALLQAGLPLLNAIELLIQSAPKSWQAWLEDVRTLLQKGNSFSFCLSAPDGKFSPEFSNLIRVSERTGDLGLALRTISQQLEAQIELRRKVQQSLTYPIITLLTSFLLVLVMMIWVVPVFKEVFGHFQAELPAPTRILIFISTGIQNYFREILLTIFLIATGFVYVWLKSSSLQKYCDALLLRIPFFGGLFRLATLSHWCRTLGHLLETGLPLPDALRVTAQSSNHWVSHDFSAEVFKHLTRGWPLGESLKRADPKSRILDVETLLLLHIGAESGALAEMLNKRATTLGSQLSGRLNALSQSLEPALILFVGAIIGGLVIILYLPIFNLGQIV, encoded by the coding sequence TTGGCATTAGTCGAAATGCTTTTCAAGAGAAAACTCAGCAAGTCTGAGCAACTCCATTTTGCAGAGCAGATGCTCGCCCTTCTTCAGGCTGGACTTCCCTTGCTCAATGCTATCGAGCTATTAATTCAGTCTGCACCAAAATCCTGGCAGGCTTGGCTAGAAGATGTTCGTACCCTTCTTCAAAAGGGGAATAGTTTTTCTTTTTGCCTGAGTGCACCAGATGGAAAATTTTCCCCAGAGTTTTCTAACCTCATCAGAGTGAGCGAGAGAACAGGTGATCTGGGCCTAGCGCTACGAACAATTTCACAACAACTGGAAGCTCAGATTGAGTTGCGAAGAAAAGTACAGCAGTCACTAACGTATCCCATCATTACTTTACTAACATCTTTTCTACTTGTCCTGGTGATGATGATTTGGGTTGTACCTGTATTTAAAGAGGTCTTTGGGCATTTTCAGGCTGAGTTACCAGCGCCAACCAGAATCCTCATCTTCATTTCCACAGGTATTCAAAATTACTTTAGAGAAATATTGCTAACTATTTTCTTAATCGCCACAGGCTTTGTATACGTCTGGCTCAAATCAAGCTCACTCCAAAAATATTGTGATGCCCTCTTGTTGCGCATTCCATTTTTTGGCGGCTTGTTTAGGCTAGCGACACTAAGCCATTGGTGTCGAACTTTAGGACATCTTTTAGAAACTGGCTTACCACTCCCAGATGCGCTCAGAGTTACCGCACAGTCCTCCAATCACTGGGTCAGCCATGACTTCAGTGCCGAGGTATTTAAACACCTCACTCGTGGCTGGCCCTTGGGGGAATCGCTCAAGCGAGCCGATCCCAAGTCAAGAATTCTTGATGTAGAGACGCTACTACTACTTCACATTGGCGCTGAAAGTGGCGCATTGGCTGAAATGTTAAATAAGCGCGCCACAACTCTAGGCTCCCAACTGAGTGGCCGACTCAATGCACTCAGTCAAAGCTTGGAGCCTGCATTGATTCTGTTTGTTGGCGCCATCATTGGAGGCTTAGTCATAATCTTATATCTACCCATCTTTAATTTAGGACAAATCGTTTAG